Proteins co-encoded in one Desulfitobacterium hafniense DCB-2 genomic window:
- a CDS encoding non-ribosomal peptide synthetase: protein MTIEKRMKEFRNQGIVLWPEGTALKFKAPKGVVTEEIRSFLKENKQRIIQYLEGNQQAAWARNRAGRFNKFPLTDIQNSYVVGRNKHYELGGVACHGYLEIEFEEILDIERLETAWNKVIQKHDMLRAIVYDVGYQIVQETVPLVRIPAIDLRGGGNDKGREALRKSLAHKQYPLGQWPMCDVAVSIDEEKSVVHFSVDMLIADFSSMNIILNDLEHFYRNPEEPISYPTLYRDSVMYQNDRKMLNPQERQAAEAYWEQKLPSLGEAPELPVIKKTGLTEHTFSQKKLFLERERWQGFCERAKDAQITPSVLVMAALAEVTALWSSSHKFSINTTIFNRPPLAEDIHQVVGDFTDVIVSSIDLDFSIPFSQRAQAIQKDLWTDLEHSALSGVEVLRKMTKERKKNIIIPVVFTSTAGIAGKEDATVRRSIRYKISQTPQVYLDCQVADENGGAKINWDVRDGVFEEPVISDMFESFSRLISSLCEPEQQVLADYFPVELPLGTREVRNITNSTAREYPPRMMEEGFLHALRHYPNKTALITDREEFTYASFSRYVKTVVDLLKEQDVRPGDRVGISIDKNQWQIAAVMAVLLVKGTYVPIDVHQPSARQEKIIKGAGIKVLLIQDEDYSSQKGHPAREGCSAQGGCPPWEGCTTINLQGVSLGNEPLDVFTSDPDDSGSGGPGSAAPGSVALGSASSGPDYDRPAYIIFTSGTTGEPKGVVISHRAAMNTIMDVNHRYGIDESDVFLCLANLSFDLSVYDIFGCFAAGGTLVMPASSQIRDPKYLYDLILLNRISVWNSVPAQMQMVVNYLESVESMKKKTSLSKVFLSGDWIPVNLPERIGAMFPQARVVSMGGATEASIWSIYYDIAKGEVFGKSVPYGKPMANQRFYVLNGEGRPCPDYVEGNLYIAGDGLSLGYLNDEKLNGEKYGRLPATGERIYRTGDRGYYRRDGNIMFRGREAGDEQIKIHGHRIELAEIRTALTDYPLIDSALALAVGTPPDELKISAVMTPKRRSEQQDIEPDDQELAMLAAAGRFYETGMDGELLEKWTTKSEEVVISDIYHTFKGFGIFAEVDKRHSFGEIMQTMNIPEKLHKLTRLWLQVLVKEGVLREEEQTFALVEHNLHLDSGALWDEFYRIEEEFNYSREFVDYLKKSSDVLPEMIQGQENPLNVLFPKGDVAPAMAAYHDNKINQIQNGIAVKEVLYLCRQANQKEPGRPFRILEVGAGVGGTSLDLIPQLEGRQVEYHFTDLSAFFLNHAQENFRSYEWVNYGLFDINQDFALQGYEAFSFDLILCANVLHNARDIHEVMDNLKHLLVDRGTMIILEETRVSYMLLTSMEFKDGLTGFQDERGEEQTFFTRAQWEKIFSRHGGEIVFEFPGQDSKLDISGQTIYITRYAGEYEPLDKGRVQEHLANTVAPYMIPSTLLVLPALPLTDNKKVDMGRVRAYLEQNHQASGTEPGEKALPETELEKRIAVIWCRELKIASFGREDNFYEVGGDSLLIAQVVGKMVEEIEEAEGWEWSALLTEMMQTPTVKEVAAKIERFFSHRDTFIDPSLIQIKDSRLPREQSVAKVLFHAGTGTLSAYTDLIAYIEKDSKEDESVLGFSFGNEVDYISMETQDTFKLLGKKYGKILSSLGFANYILIGHCVGGVIALEAAEHLRESGHRVSDVTLISATIQMQKEMTHYRELPDQVYARALETSLDNELLLERTFARLINANEYEAGYTTQEADLERCIEFLVKERQGEVSAEALCSLDGPYQEIGDNFKELSRKPISERLNDLYATIERSESNLMEHERRMLNTLFNIFSQNFGCVASHEPRPYGGQVRLFSCEQQEGSFFREFFGENLETWLPYLQGEYTYEVIAGQHFDCIVEPNLQKNIGRILNFRY, encoded by the coding sequence CCTCTGGTAAGGATTCCGGCCATTGATCTGCGGGGCGGGGGGAATGACAAGGGCCGGGAAGCCTTGCGGAAAAGTCTGGCCCATAAGCAATACCCCTTGGGCCAGTGGCCTATGTGTGATGTGGCGGTCAGCATTGATGAAGAAAAATCGGTGGTCCATTTTTCAGTGGATATGCTGATCGCTGATTTTTCCAGTATGAACATTATCCTCAATGATCTGGAGCATTTTTACAGAAATCCTGAGGAGCCCATCAGCTACCCCACCCTTTACCGGGATAGTGTCATGTATCAAAATGACCGGAAGATGCTGAACCCCCAGGAGCGGCAGGCTGCCGAAGCCTATTGGGAGCAAAAGCTTCCTTCTCTGGGTGAAGCCCCGGAGCTTCCGGTCATCAAGAAAACCGGACTGACGGAGCATACTTTTTCCCAAAAAAAGCTGTTCCTGGAGAGGGAAAGGTGGCAGGGGTTTTGTGAGCGGGCCAAAGATGCTCAGATTACGCCCTCGGTGCTGGTCATGGCGGCCCTGGCGGAAGTGACCGCCTTATGGTCCTCAAGTCACAAGTTCAGCATCAACACAACCATCTTCAATCGTCCTCCTCTTGCCGAAGATATCCATCAGGTTGTGGGGGATTTTACCGACGTCATTGTTTCCTCTATCGATCTGGATTTCAGTATCCCCTTTAGCCAAAGAGCCCAGGCTATCCAAAAGGATCTTTGGACGGATTTGGAACACAGCGCTCTATCCGGGGTGGAAGTGCTCAGAAAAATGACCAAAGAGCGCAAAAAGAACATCATTATCCCGGTGGTTTTCACAAGTACGGCAGGGATCGCCGGCAAGGAGGACGCCACGGTCCGCAGAAGCATCCGCTACAAGATCAGCCAAACCCCCCAAGTGTATCTTGACTGCCAGGTAGCGGATGAAAATGGGGGGGCGAAAATAAATTGGGATGTCCGGGATGGGGTTTTTGAAGAGCCGGTGATCAGCGACATGTTTGAGAGTTTTTCCCGCTTAATCAGCTCCCTTTGTGAGCCTGAACAGCAGGTTTTGGCAGACTATTTTCCGGTGGAATTGCCCCTGGGAACCAGGGAGGTAAGAAACATCACCAACTCCACGGCCAGGGAGTATCCTCCCCGGATGATGGAGGAGGGGTTCCTTCATGCCCTGAGGCACTATCCCAACAAGACGGCTCTGATTACAGACCGGGAAGAGTTTACCTATGCATCTTTTTCCCGCTATGTGAAGACCGTGGTGGATCTGTTGAAGGAACAGGATGTGCGGCCCGGGGACAGAGTGGGTATCAGCATCGATAAAAATCAATGGCAGATTGCGGCGGTCATGGCCGTCCTGTTGGTGAAAGGGACCTATGTGCCGATTGATGTTCACCAACCCTCTGCCCGCCAGGAAAAGATCATTAAGGGAGCCGGCATTAAAGTGCTGTTAATCCAGGATGAGGACTACTCTTCCCAGAAGGGCCATCCCGCCCGGGAAGGCTGCTCTGCCCAGGGAGGCTGCCCACCCTGGGAGGGCTGCACCACGATCAATCTGCAGGGGGTATCCCTGGGAAATGAGCCTTTGGATGTCTTTACGTCCGATCCTGATGACTCCGGCTCTGGTGGCCCCGGCTCTGCTGCTCCCGGCTCTGTTGCCCTCGGCTCCGCCTCCTCTGGCCCCGATTATGACCGGCCGGCTTATATTATTTTTACTTCCGGGACTACCGGGGAGCCCAAGGGGGTGGTTATTTCCCACCGGGCGGCCATGAATACCATCATGGATGTCAATCACCGCTATGGGATAGACGAATCCGATGTGTTTCTTTGCTTAGCCAATCTCTCCTTTGATCTGTCGGTCTATGATATTTTCGGCTGCTTTGCGGCGGGGGGCACCCTGGTTATGCCTGCTTCGTCACAGATCAGGGACCCCAAGTATTTGTATGATCTGATCCTGCTGAACCGGATCAGTGTGTGGAACTCGGTTCCGGCACAAATGCAGATGGTGGTCAATTATCTGGAATCTGTGGAGAGCATGAAGAAGAAAACCTCCTTGAGCAAGGTGTTTTTATCCGGGGATTGGATACCGGTCAACCTGCCTGAGCGCATTGGCGCCATGTTTCCCCAGGCCAGGGTGGTCAGCATGGGCGGGGCCACGGAGGCCTCCATTTGGTCGATTTATTATGACATTGCCAAAGGTGAAGTCTTTGGGAAAAGTGTTCCCTATGGGAAACCCATGGCCAATCAAAGGTTCTATGTGCTCAACGGTGAGGGGCGGCCCTGCCCGGATTATGTGGAGGGGAACCTCTATATAGCCGGTGACGGCTTATCCCTGGGGTATTTGAACGATGAGAAGCTGAACGGGGAAAAGTATGGCAGGCTGCCGGCGACGGGGGAAAGAATTTACCGGACCGGGGACAGGGGGTACTACAGGCGGGATGGCAATATCATGTTCAGAGGCAGGGAGGCCGGTGATGAGCAGATCAAAATTCACGGCCACCGCATCGAGCTGGCTGAAATACGTACGGCCTTAACCGACTATCCCCTGATCGATTCAGCTCTGGCTTTGGCCGTAGGGACACCCCCCGATGAATTGAAGATCAGTGCGGTGATGACGCCCAAACGCAGGTCGGAACAGCAGGATATCGAGCCAGATGATCAGGAACTGGCTATGCTGGCCGCGGCGGGCCGGTTTTATGAGACAGGCATGGACGGGGAATTGCTGGAAAAATGGACGACCAAATCGGAAGAAGTGGTGATCAGCGATATCTATCATACCTTCAAAGGCTTCGGGATCTTTGCGGAAGTGGATAAGCGCCATTCCTTTGGGGAAATCATGCAAACCATGAACATTCCCGAAAAGCTCCATAAGCTGACCAGATTATGGCTGCAGGTGCTGGTGAAAGAAGGGGTGCTCCGGGAAGAAGAGCAAACCTTTGCTTTGGTGGAACATAACCTTCACCTCGATTCCGGGGCCCTCTGGGATGAGTTCTACCGGATTGAAGAGGAGTTCAACTACAGCCGGGAATTTGTGGATTATCTGAAAAAATCCAGCGATGTGCTGCCGGAAATGATTCAGGGACAGGAAAACCCTCTCAACGTGCTCTTCCCCAAGGGGGATGTGGCACCGGCCATGGCGGCCTACCATGATAACAAAATCAATCAGATCCAGAACGGGATTGCGGTTAAGGAGGTCCTCTATCTGTGCCGGCAAGCCAACCAAAAGGAACCGGGCCGGCCCTTCCGGATTTTAGAGGTGGGGGCGGGAGTGGGCGGAACATCCCTGGATCTGATTCCCCAGCTGGAGGGCCGGCAGGTGGAATATCATTTTACCGACCTGTCCGCCTTTTTTCTCAATCATGCCCAGGAGAATTTCCGTTCCTATGAATGGGTGAACTATGGGCTGTTTGACATCAATCAGGATTTTGCCCTCCAGGGCTATGAGGCCTTTTCCTTTGATTTGATTCTCTGCGCCAATGTTCTGCACAACGCCAGGGATATTCATGAGGTGATGGATAACCTGAAGCACCTGCTGGTGGACCGGGGAACCATGATCATTCTGGAGGAGACCCGCGTCAGCTACATGCTGCTGACCTCCATGGAATTTAAGGACGGACTGACCGGATTCCAGGACGAGCGGGGGGAGGAGCAAACCTTTTTCACCAGGGCCCAGTGGGAAAAGATCTTCAGCCGCCACGGCGGGGAGATTGTTTTTGAATTTCCCGGTCAGGACAGCAAGCTGGATATCTCCGGCCAAACCATTTATATCACCAGGTATGCCGGGGAGTATGAGCCCTTGGACAAAGGGCGGGTGCAGGAGCATTTAGCCAATACGGTTGCTCCCTACATGATTCCAAGCACCCTGCTGGTGCTGCCGGCCCTGCCCCTGACGGACAATAAGAAAGTGGATATGGGCAGGGTAAGGGCCTATCTGGAGCAAAACCACCAAGCTTCCGGGACGGAGCCGGGAGAAAAAGCCCTGCCGGAAACGGAGCTGGAGAAGCGGATTGCCGTCATCTGGTGCCGGGAATTAAAAATAGCTTCCTTTGGCAGGGAGGACAATTTCTATGAGGTAGGGGGAGATTCACTTTTGATCGCCCAGGTGGTGGGCAAGATGGTGGAAGAGATCGAAGAGGCGGAAGGCTGGGAATGGAGCGCCTTGCTGACGGAAATGATGCAAACGCCCACAGTCAAAGAGGTCGCCGCCAAAATAGAGAGATTCTTCAGCCATAGGGACACCTTTATTGATCCCTCCCTGATCCAAATCAAAGACAGCCGGCTGCCCCGGGAGCAGTCCGTGGCCAAGGTGCTGTTCCATGCGGGAACAGGGACCCTCTCCGCCTATACGGATCTCATCGCCTATATTGAAAAGGACAGCAAAGAGGATGAAAGTGTCCTGGGATTTTCCTTTGGCAATGAGGTTGACTATATTTCCATGGAGACCCAGGATACCTTCAAGCTGCTGGGCAAAAAATACGGCAAAATTCTCAGCAGCTTAGGGTTTGCCAATTATATTCTGATTGGGCATTGCGTAGGCGGGGTGATTGCCCTGGAGGCGGCGGAGCATCTGCGGGAGTCCGGGCATCGGGTTTCCGATGTCACCTTGATCAGCGCCACCATTCAAATGCAGAAAGAGATGACCCACTACCGGGAGCTGCCCGACCAGGTGTATGCCCGAGCTTTGGAAACCAGCCTGGACAATGAGCTGCTGCTGGAGCGCACCTTTGCCCGGCTGATTAACGCCAATGAGTATGAAGCGGGATATACCACCCAAGAGGCGGATCTGGAAAGGTGCATTGAATTCCTGGTCAAGGAACGCCAGGGTGAAGTAAGCGCCGAAGCCTTGTGCTCTTTGGACGGTCCGTATCAGGAGATTGGCGATAACTTTAAGGAGCTGTCCAGAAAGCCGATTTCGGAAAGACTGAACGATCTCTACGCCACCATTGAGCGGTCTGAGTCCAATTTAATGGAGCATGAACGGAGGATGCTCAATACCTTGTTTAATATTTTTTCCCAGAATTTCGGCTGCGTGGCCAGTCATGAGCCCAGACCCTATGGGGGGCAGGTGCGGTTGTTCTCTTGTGAACAGCAGGAAGGGAGCTTCTTCCGGGAGTTTTTTGGGGAGAACCTGGAGACCTGGCTGCCCTATCTCCAAGGGGAATACACCTATGAGGTGATCGCCGGCCAGCATTTTGATTGTATTGTTGAACCTAATCTGCAAAAGAACATCGGCAGGATCCTGAATTTCAGATACTAA